The genomic interval GCGCGCCTGTTCGAGCGCCCGCACCACTTTTCGCGGTGTCGTGATCGGATCGAGCTCGAGCTTCGGATTGGCCGCGAGCGCCCGGCGCAGGCTCGTCACTGCCGCGCCCTGGCGCCCGAGCGCGAGCTCGGCGGTGGCCACCAGCACTTCGGTGTCGGCCAGGAGCTTGCGCGCGTTGGCGCCGCCGTCCGCGCTCAGCTGTTCGCGCACACTGACGGCGCGGTCGATCGCTGCCTGGAAGCGTGCCCCGCGCACATCGCTACGAATGGCGGCGACGTCCTCGGCGGTCGAGCCGCTGGCGGCCGGCGGGCTCGGCGGCGTCGGCGCGGGCTTCGGCTTGGGCGCGGCCGCGCGCGGTGCGGGCGGTCTCTGGGGTGTGGGCTTCGGAGGCGTCGGCTTCGGAGTGGCGCGCTGCGGAGTCGGTGCCGGTGCGGCACGCGGCGGTGCGGGCCGCGGCGAAGGCGCTCGCGTCGTCGTGGTCGGGCGCGGCGCGCTCGCCGTTGGCCGCGGCGAAGAGGCGCCACCGGCGCGCACGATCTCGACCCCGAGCGGCGCGTCGAGTGCCCACGCATCGCCGGCCCGGTCGAACTCGAGCGGTGCCCAGCTCAGTGCCGGACGATGCACCCGCACGGGCGGCGTGCGCATCAGCCCGGCCACGGCCGCGTCGTTCGACGGGTCCATACAGAGCAGGCGCCGCCAGAGCTGGCGCGCGCGCATCGGGTCGCTCTCTTCGAAGCGACGCGCCACCTGGGCCAGCTCCTGGGTACGCAGGTTCGCCCAGGTCGCCCGGAGCGAATCGGGGTCGGCCACGGTCGGAAGTGGCTGGGGCTCACCCGGCCAGGGTTCACAGGCTTCGGTCTGCGCTGCGACGGGGGTCGTCATCACGACGCACCCCGCCAACGCGAGACCCGGAAACCACCGTCGTCTCTGCTGCTTGTGTCGCATTTTGGGAAACCGCTGGAAGGGCTAGAGCGAAGCCCGAATCTGAGCCAGCTCTTCGCGGATCTTCCGGTAGCGCGCCCGGTGGTCCGTCTCGAAGGGCAGCCCGCCGCTCTCGAGCGCATTGCCGACGCCCATCTCGCGAAGCTTCTTGCGGGCCCCGGCGATCGTGTAGCGCTGGCCGTAGAGCAGCTTCTTCACGAGCAGGATCATGTCGATGTCGCGCCGCCGGTAGAGTCGCTGCTTCGAGCGCGACTTCTGGGGCGCCATCCAACGGAACTCGGATTCCCAGTACCGCAACACGTACGGCTTCACGCCGGTGATGCGACTGACCTCGCCGATGCGGTAGTAGCGCTTCTCGGGAATCTCGGGCGTCGCTTCGTCGAGCTCTTCGCCGCCGACCTCGTCCCGCGCGTTCGTCTCTTCCATCCTGCACCCCCCGTGGTCGATGGACGACCGCCTCAGCCTCTCAATGCGGTGGCGCGCGCGATCGTCACGATCACGACACACCGTGGCGGTCGGTGACGTCCCGACAGTAGAGCGCCTGCGCCCCCGACGCGATGCGCTTTCCCACCTTCGCTGGCCGCCGTCGGCCGGTGGGTTCCCTGCGTGTCCAGCCATCTCCGACCCTGCGCCGGAGCGTGGTGCTAGACCGGACCGTCCCCTTCGCTACCCGAGTCGGTCGCCGGCGAACCCCCTTCGGTTACAGGGACTTCGTTCAGCAGGTTCTTCAGAACGAGGCTCGGTTTGAAGGTGAGGACCTTGCGGGCCTCGAGCAGGATCTCTTGTCCGGTCTGTGGGTTGCGACCCTTGCGCGAGTTCTTGTCGCGCACGACGAAGTTGCCGAAGCCCGAGATCTTGACCTTTTCCCCGTCGGCCAAGGTCTCTTTGATGGCCTCGAATACCTTCTCCACGAGCTCCGCCGACTCCTTCTTCGAGAAGCCCACCTGCTCGTAGATCTGTTCGACGATGTCGGCCTTCGTCACGGCCCTTCCCTCCTGGCTCCGGGACTCGGCGCTACCTCAACTCGGCTCCGAACCGGCGGTCCAGCGCCTTCACCATGCGATCGGTGTGGCGCGTGACCTCCGCGTCGGTCAGCGTGCGGTCGGCTCGCTGAAAGACCAAGCGAAAAGCAACACTTACGCGACCTTCGGGTACGCCCCGACCTTCGTATCGATCGAAGATCGTGACGGACACGAGATCCGGACCTCCGATCTTCCGGATCTCTTGCTGCAGCTCCCCCGCCGGTTGCGCTCGATCGACGAGCACGGCGAGATCGCGTTGCACCGAAGGCTCCCTGGATACCTCCCGAAACTGAAATTCTCTTGTCTTTACGGTCAGTAGCGCGCTGAGGTTCAGCTCGAATATCGCGCAGCGCTCTTCGATCTCGAACGCAGCCGCCACTGCCGGATGAAGCTCTCCGACGCACCCGACCGATTTCTTGCCCACACGCAGCTCGGCCGAGGCTCCGGGATGCAGGTAGGAAGGACCCCCCTCGCCTCGCAACGATGCCACATAACCCAGCCCAGACAAAGCCTTTTCCGCGATTCCCTTGGCCTGGAAGAAGGCTGGCGCCGGGGCGCCGCTCCAGAGGCCCTGGTGGACGTCCTCGGTGAGGACGCCCGCCGCCCAGAGCGTCTCCTGAGGCAGCCCCGCCTCGCCTGCATCCGACGCGGCGCCCGCTTTGGGGCGAAAAACCCGCGCCACCTCGAAGAGCCCGATCTGGGCGACCTGGCGCGAGGCGTTCTGGCGGACCAGCCGGAGGAGCGAGGGCAGCAGCGTGGTCCGCAGCAGCGGGTCCTGCTCCTGGATGGGGTTCGCGAGCCGCAGGGCGTGGAGCAGCGGGTCGTCGTCGCCGTCGGCCAGGGCCGCGAGGTCGGCGGGATTGGTGAAGGGGAAATTGGCCACCTCGACGAGGCCGGCGGCGGCCAGCTGGTCGCGGGCGTGCTCGGCGATCTGGTGGGTAGGCGGCACGCGAGCGGCGGCCAGCTCGGCCACGGGCATCGTGGTGGGGATCTGGTCGTAGCCGTGCATCCGGGCGACCTCTTCGGTGAGGTCCTGGTGCACCTGCAAATCGTTGCGGTGGCTCGGGATGCGGCACACCAGCGCGTCGTCGCCCGACGTCGTGGGCTCCACTTCCACCCTCTGGAGGAGCCGCGCCATCCTGTCGCGATCGAGGTCGAGCCCCAGCAGGCGATTCGCCTGGGGCACGCGCAGGGTCACTTCGTCGACGAAGGGCGCCGCATCGCCCTGGGCTTCGACGCGTCCGGGCGCGACGGTCCCGCCGGCCAGCTCCTGGATCCAGCGCGCGGCTCGGTCGGCCGCGCGGGCCACGCCCATGCGATCGACGCCGCGCTCGAAGCGGTAGGACGCCTCACTGTGGATGCCGTGGCGGCGCGCCGAAAGCCGCACCGACACGGGGTCGAAGTGGGCGCTCTCGATCAACAGATCGGTGGTGCCCTCCCCGACTTCCGTCGCGGCACCGCCCATCACGCCGGCCAGCGCGATGGGTCGCGAGGCGTCCGCGATCACCAGGTCGCGGGGGTCGAGCTTGCGCTCCTGCCCATCGAGCGTCTCGAGGGTCTCGCCCGCTTCGGCGGCGCGCACCCGGACCTCGCCGCCCCCGAGCTTCGCGAGGTCGAAGGCGTGGAGCGGTTGACCGAACTCGAGGAGGACCGCGTTCGTGACGTCGACGATGTTGTTGATCGCGCGAATCCCCGACGCCTCGAGGCGCGCCTGGAGTTCCGGCGGCGACGGGCCGACCCGCACGCCCCGCACGATCCTGGCGACGTAGTGGAAGCAGCCGCTCGGCGCGTCGATCCGCAGCTGGATCGCGTCGGAAGCCGGCGCGCCGTCTTCGTGCGGATCGATCGGGGGCAGCGTCAGCGCGTCTCCGAAGAGCGCCCGCACTTCGCGCGCGATGCCCAGCAGCGACGCCGTGTCGCCCCGGTTCGGGGTGATCCCCACTTCGAGGATGCGCTCGCCGGTCGAGACGGCGCTCGCGATCGGCGCCCCGATCTCGGCCGCTTCGGGCAGCACCCAGATGCCCTCGTGGGATTGCCCGAGACCGAGCTCGCGCTCGGAGCAGATCATCCCCTCGGACGCGACACCGCGGAGCTTCGACTTCTTGATCTTCGTCCCGTCGGGCAGCCGCGTGCCCGGCAGCGCCACCGCCACCTTCTGGTCGGCGGCCACGTTCGGCGCGCCGCACACGATCGCGCGCAGGGTGCCATCGCCGACGTCCACCGAGCACACCGAGAGCCGCTCGGCGTTCGGGTGGGCCTCGCGCGCTTCCACGCGCCCGACGACGACGCCCGAGAGATCCGGTCCGGTGTCCTCGACGAAGGCATCCTCGAAGCCGCTCATATTGAGCTTGTCTTCGAGCGTCTTGTCGTCGGGCAGATCGACGAACTCGGAGAGCCACGACAGGGGCAGCCGCATCTATCGGGCCTCCGCCGTCACAGCTGACCCAACACGCGCAGGTCACCCTCGAAGAGGTGGCGCAGGTGGGGAATGTTGAAGCGGCGCATCGCCGTGCGGTCGATGCCCATGCCGAAGGCGAAGCCCTGGTAGCGCTCCGAGTCGATCTCGCAGCGCTCGAGCACCTTCGGGTGGATCATTCCGCAGCCGCCCCACTCGATCCAACCGGTATACGAGCAGACCTTGCACCCCTTGCCACCGCAAAGGGGGCAGGAGTAGTCGAGCTCGGCCGAGGGTTCGGTGAAGGGGAAGTTGTTGGCGCGGAAGCGCAGGTCGACGCCGTCTCCGAAGAGGTGTCGGCCGAACGCGAGCAGCACGCCCTTCAGGTTGCCGAAGGTGACCTTGTCGTCGACCAGGAAGCCCTCGATCTGGTGGAACATCGGGCTGTGGCGCGGCGAGAGGTCGTGGCGATACACGCGCCCGGTCGCGATGAAACGGAACGGCGGCGTGCGCCCGGTCATCGCGCGGATCTGCACGTTCGAAGTGTGGGTGCGCAGGACGTGACCACTCTCGAGGTAGAAGGTGTCCTGCATGTCCCGCGCCGGGTGGTCCGGCGGGATGTTGAGCGCCTCGAAGTTGTTCCAGTCGGTCTCGACCTCGGGGCCCTCTTCCAGCGAGAACCCGAGCGAGGTGAAGAAACCGACCATCTCCCGGGTCACCTGGGTGATCGGGTGGAGCGCACCGGCGCTCGGGCCGGCGCCCGGCAGGGTCACGTCGAGGCGGTGGTCCGAGAGGGCCTGGGCGGTGGCATCGCTCTCGAGCGTGCGCTTCCGATCGGAGACCCAGTCTTCGATGGTGTGCTTCGCCTGGTTCGCTTCGGCCCCGACCCGCGCGCGTTCTTCGGGCGCGAGCCCACCGATGCTCTTCAAGAGCGCCGAGACCGAGCCCTTGCGGCCGAGGAAGCGCGCTCGCACCTCGGTCAGGGCCTGGGCCGTATCCGCGCTCGCCACGGCGTCGCGGGCCTCGGCGAGCAGCGCGTCGAGGTCGACACTCGCCGACACGGTTGCGCCTAAGCCGCCTGGGACTTCGCCAATGCCGCCAGCTCGCCAAAGGCCTTCGGGTCGGAGACCGCGAGCTCTGCCAGGATCTTGCGATCCACCTCGACGCCAGCCTGCTTCAGGCCGTGGATCAGTCGGCTGTAGGACGTGCCGTGCTCGCGGGCCGCGGCGTTGATGCGCGCGATCCACAGGCCGCGGAACTGGCGCTTCTTCTGCTTGCGATCGCGGTAGGCGTACTTCCAGCCCTTCTCGACGGCCTCGCGCGCGGTCTTCAGCAGACCGTGGCGGGTGCCGTAGTAGCCCTTGGCTTCCTTGAGGATGCGGTTGCGTCGCTTGCGAGCGGCGACGCCGCGTTTCACGCGCGGCATGGCGTTCTCCTGTCGTTCGGGGGCAGCGCCTGGGCGCGCGCTAGAGGTTCGGAAGCATCTGCTTCAGACGCTTCTCGTCGACCGTCGCCACGAGAGCCGACTGGCGGAGCCGTCGCTTCCGCTTCGCCGACTTCTTGGTGAGGATGTGCTGCTTGTTGTTCTTTGAGCGCACGATCTTGCCGGTGCCGGTCTTCTTGAACCGCTTCGCGGCGCCTCGGTGCGTCTTCATCTTGGGCATGACGCCCTCCTTAGGTGCGAGCTTCCTCGCTGGGGGTCTCGGGGGTGTCGGTCTTCCCCGACTCCTCCGCGGCTTTCTTCTCCGCTTCCACCGCCTCGCGATTGGGCACGAGGATCATCGAGAGGAAGCGTCCTTCCATCCGCGGCGGGTTTTCGACGGCTGCGAGCGGCCCCAGGAGTTCGACGACCTTGTCGAGCTGCTTGCGGCCGATGTCGCGGTGCACCATCTCCCGTCCGCGATACATCACTGTCACTTTGACCTTGTCACCGTCCATCAGGAAGCGCCGGGCGTTCTTGAGCTTGAAGTCGAGGTCGTGTTGGTCCGTGCGCGGGCGCAGCTTCACCTCCTTGAGGCTGGCCGCATGTCCCTTGCTCTTGTTGGCCTTCTTCTTCTGCTCGTACTTGTAACGCCCATAGTCCATGATCCGGCACACCGGCGGCCGTGACCCCGGGGCCACCTCCACCAGGTCGAGTCCCACGTCTTCGGCACGGGCGATGGCGTCTTCGGGAGTCATCACTCCCAACTGTTCGCCGTCGTCCCCAATGACGCGGATCTCCGCGGCTCGAATCATTTCGTTGATGCGCGGTCCGTCGTTCTTGGCGTTCCTTCTGAACTCAGCGATTCCTCGGTCCCTCCGCGGAGCGACGCGAGAGGCGCCCTCCTCGATCGAGTTGGACGCTTTCGGGCAAACCCTTGCCCGACGCGTAGCTTCGAGCGCGCAAGGCCCGAACCCGCGCACCACACCGCTGGCGTGCCTCCTCGCGGAGGCGCGTGCTGCTCATGAATGCGGGTGGTGCAGTTGATTCATGTTTCTCGTTCGACGTGTGGCCCCGCACCGCTCGAGCGTCCCGGCTCCCGGTCCGCACTCGTGCGATGTGGTAGGCACGGGCGGGATTGAACCGCCGACCCCCACCGTGTCAAGGTGGTGCTCTCCCACTGAGCTACGTGCCTATACGCGACCGACCCCCGCGACACCACGAGCCACGCACGAGGCGCGGCTCGGTTTCGCGAAGACCATCCCGCCCGGCTGCCCGCAGATGCGCGGCCCCGTGCTAAGGACGCGAAATCAATACCGATTTCGGCAATGCGTGTCAATCGGTCTCGAGCACGTCGTCGAAGTCGCCCGCCGCAGGCCCCAGGGCCTCGTCGAAGGCCGCCGGACCGGCCCCCTCGGCGTCGGCCTCGGCGGGATCCAGCTCGGCGGGCGCCAGCACCACCGGGGGCCGCCACTCGACCAGCAGGGTCGCCCGGTCCTCTTCCAGCTCCACCGGGACGAGCTTCAGACCCTCGGGGGCGGTCCGCTCGAGCTCGGCCAACAGGTCGCGCGGGCTGCGGTCGGCATCCACCCGCAGGACCGCTCGGGAGACGGTGAATTCGACCGGGACGACGGCCTCGACCCCGCCCCGCTCGGCCAGGCTGCGGCGCAGCACGGCCAGGGGCGCGTAGTCGTGGAGGTCCTCCACCACGAGAGTCCAGGCGCGCTCGGCATCCGGTGACCCCGCGGCCAGCAGGCCCAGGGCGCCGAGCCGGTCCCGGATCGAGGAGACGTCCACGAAGACGGCGGCGAGCACCACGTACTCGAACTCGACATCCGGGGTCTTCGAGAACATCGCCGGCCGGCGGCCGCGGTCCTCGAGAATGCTGAAGCGGGTCGCATAGACGAAGGGGTCCCCGCCGAGGCGCTCGGCCAGCCATTCGTCCGGGGTGGGCTCGGGCGGGGGCTCGGTGCCCGGCACCTCGGGCGGCTCGGGCTCCGGCGGCAGGAAGTCGGCGGGCAGCAGACTCTTCGCCGTGCGCAGCACGGCCGCACCGATCGCCGCTTCGAGGGCCGCATCGCGCGGGATCCCGTCCGGCTCGCTGCCGTCCTCGGCCAGCACGATCGGCGCGACGCCGACCGACTCTTCCCGGCGCTCCTCGGCGGCCGCCGCGAAGCCCATAGAAACCACGAGCACCAGGGCCACGCCCCAGTGCGCCACGCGGGCTCCCCGAAAGAGGCGCTCGCTCATACCCGTACCTCCGTCACGACCCTCCCGAAGAGCGCGTCGACGTCGCGACGCAGCTCCCCATCGGGCCGCACCCCCCGGAGCGACGAGACGTGGAGGATCGTCTCGCTCTCGTCGGGAATCACCAGGTGGACACGGACGGCACAATCCCCGGGGCTTCGCTCGAGGCGCTCGCGCAAGGCGACCAGTCGGTCCGGCGTGGCCTCTTCGGCCCCGATCCGCACCGCCAGCTCGCGCGCCAGTCGTTCCTCGGCCCGCTCCAGTTCGAATACCTCCCGCACCAGGATCTTCGGGGGATCCCCAGCCTCGAGCTTTCCAGACACGAGGAGCGGGATCGGCCCCTCCTCTCCATCGGCTTGCTGGGCCTGTTTCAGGAGACTTCCGTACTGAGCGTAAGGTTCCGCGAACACCACAAGATCGAAGGCCCCTTCCAGGTCTTCCAGGGTGGCGAACGCCATCAGCGAGCCCCGCCGGGTGCGGGTCTCGCGGAAGGACGTGATCAGGCCGCCGGCGCGGATGTCGCGCTGGTCCTTGCCCTCGGTTTCGCTGGCCTTCGTATCCGCGAAGCGGTCGAGCTCCTTGCGGACGGCGGCCAGCGGATGCCCGGTGACGTAGAAGCCGAGCACCTCCTTCTCGAACTCGAGGCGCTGGCGGTCGGTCCACTCGGCGGCGGCGGTCAGCTCGGGTTCGGGTACCGCGTCGGCGCCGGCGCCCCCGAACAGACTCTCCTGGCCGATCTCACGATCGCGCTGGGCGGCGGCCCCGGCTTCGAGCGCGACATCGAGCGTCGCCCAGACGGCGGCCCGCTCGGCGTGGAGCGGATCGAAGGCTCCGCATTTCACCAGGCTCTCGACCACCCGCCGGTTCACCTTGCGGCCGTCGATGCGCCCGGCGAAGTCGAAGAGGCTCTCGAAGGCGCCGTCCTCGGTGCGGGCCGCGAGGATCGACTCGATCGCGCCCTCGCCCACGTTCTTGACGCCCGCGAGTCCGAAGCGGATGCCCTCGGGCACCACCGTGAAGTCGCGCTCGGAGCTGTCGACCGACGGCGGCAGGATGTCGATGCCCAGCTGCTGCGCGTGGTGGATGTAGCGCGAGAGCTTGTCGTGGTTCGCCGACTCGGTGGTGAGCAGCGCGGCCAGGTATTCGCGCGGGTGGTTCGCCTTCAGGTAGGCCGTCTGGTAGGTGATCAGCGCGTAGGCGGTGGAGTGGCTCTTCGCGAAGCCGTACCCCGCGAACTCGGCCATCAGCGCGAAGACCTCTTCGGCCTTCTTCTTGTCGATGCCCCGCTCGACCGCGCCCGACACGAAGCGCTCGGCCTGCTTCGCCATCTCCTCGGGCTTCTTCTTGCCCATCGCGCGGCGCAGCAGGTCGGCCTCGCCCAGGCTGTAGCCCGCCAGCCGGTTGGCGATCTGGAGCACCTGGTCCTGATAGACGATCACGCCGAGGGTCTCGGCGGTGAGCTCCTCGAGCTCGGGCAGCAAGTACTCGATCTTCGTCAACCCGTTCTTGCGGTTGATGAAGTCGTCGACCATGCCCGAGCCCAGCGGACCCGGCCGGTAGAGTGCGACGATCGGGATCAGCTCCTTGAACGCCTTCGGCTTGAGCTTCACCACGAGCTCGGTCATGCCGCCGGACTCGACCTGGAAGACCCCTTCCGTGTCCCCGCCGCCGAGCATCGCGTAGGTCTTCGGGTCGTCGTAGGGGATCGCGTCGATGTCGAAGTCGGGCTGGTGGTCGCGCACGCGGCGCGCGGCAGCGGCGATCGTCGTCAGCGTGCGCAGCCCGAGGAAGTCGAACTTGATCAGCCCGATCTTCTCGACGCAGCGCATGTCGAACTGGGTGACGGTGTCGCCCGACTTCGGGTCGCGGTACAGCGGCACCGTCTCGATCAGGGGCTCGGTCCCGATCACCACGCCCGCGGCGTGGGTGCTCGCGTGGCGGGTCAGCCCCTCGAGACGCAGCGCCGTATCGAAGAGCTTCCGCACCTGGCCGTCGGCATCCATCCGCGCCCGCAGCTCGGCCGACTGCTCGATCGCCTCCTCCAGCTTGATACCCAGGGTCTCGGGGATCAGCTTGGCGATCCGGTCGACGTCGCCGAAGGACATGCCGAGGACGCGGCCCACGTCGCGGATGGCCGCCCGCGCCTGGAGCTTCCCGAAGGTGATG from Myxococcota bacterium carries:
- a CDS encoding integration host factor subunit alpha, with protein sequence MTKADIVEQIYEQVGFSKKESAELVEKVFEAIKETLADGEKVKISGFGNFVVRDKNSRKGRNPQTGQEILLEARKVLTFKPSLVLKNLLNEVPVTEGGSPATDSGSEGDGPV
- the pheT gene encoding phenylalanine--tRNA ligase subunit beta, with the translated sequence MRLPLSWLSEFVDLPDDKTLEDKLNMSGFEDAFVEDTGPDLSGVVVGRVEAREAHPNAERLSVCSVDVGDGTLRAIVCGAPNVAADQKVAVALPGTRLPDGTKIKKSKLRGVASEGMICSERELGLGQSHEGIWVLPEAAEIGAPIASAVSTGERILEVGITPNRGDTASLLGIAREVRALFGDALTLPPIDPHEDGAPASDAIQLRIDAPSGCFHYVARIVRGVRVGPSPPELQARLEASGIRAINNIVDVTNAVLLEFGQPLHAFDLAKLGGGEVRVRAAEAGETLETLDGQERKLDPRDLVIADASRPIALAGVMGGAATEVGEGTTDLLIESAHFDPVSVRLSARRHGIHSEASYRFERGVDRMGVARAADRAARWIQELAGGTVAPGRVEAQGDAAPFVDEVTLRVPQANRLLGLDLDRDRMARLLQRVEVEPTTSGDDALVCRIPSHRNDLQVHQDLTEEVARMHGYDQIPTTMPVAELAAARVPPTHQIAEHARDQLAAAGLVEVANFPFTNPADLAALADGDDDPLLHALRLANPIQEQDPLLRTTLLPSLLRLVRQNASRQVAQIGLFEVARVFRPKAGAASDAGEAGLPQETLWAAGVLTEDVHQGLWSGAPAPAFFQAKGIAEKALSGLGYVASLRGEGGPSYLHPGASAELRVGKKSVGCVGELHPAVAAAFEIEERCAIFELNLSALLTVKTREFQFREVSREPSVQRDLAVLVDRAQPAGELQQEIRKIGGPDLVSVTIFDRYEGRGVPEGRVSVAFRLVFQRADRTLTDAEVTRHTDRMVKALDRRFGAELR
- the pheS gene encoding phenylalanine--tRNA ligase subunit alpha, which produces MSASVDLDALLAEARDAVASADTAQALTEVRARFLGRKGSVSALLKSIGGLAPEERARVGAEANQAKHTIEDWVSDRKRTLESDATAQALSDHRLDVTLPGAGPSAGALHPITQVTREMVGFFTSLGFSLEEGPEVETDWNNFEALNIPPDHPARDMQDTFYLESGHVLRTHTSNVQIRAMTGRTPPFRFIATGRVYRHDLSPRHSPMFHQIEGFLVDDKVTFGNLKGVLLAFGRHLFGDGVDLRFRANNFPFTEPSAELDYSCPLCGGKGCKVCSYTGWIEWGGCGMIHPKVLERCEIDSERYQGFAFGMGIDRTAMRRFNIPHLRHLFEGDLRVLGQL
- the infC gene encoding translation initiation factor IF-3; protein product: MVRGFGPCALEATRRARVCPKASNSIEEGASRVAPRRDRGIAEFRRNAKNDGPRINEMIRAAEIRVIGDDGEQLGVMTPEDAIARAEDVGLDLVEVAPGSRPPVCRIMDYGRYKYEQKKKANKSKGHAASLKEVKLRPRTDQHDLDFKLKNARRFLMDGDKVKVTVMYRGREMVHRDIGRKQLDKVVELLGPLAAVENPPRMEGRFLSMILVPNREAVEAEKKAAEESGKTDTPETPSEEART
- the rpmI gene encoding 50S ribosomal protein L35, with product MPKMKTHRGAAKRFKKTGTGKIVRSKNNKQHILTKKSAKRKRRLRQSALVATVDEKRLKQMLPNL
- a CDS encoding MerR family transcriptional regulator; this translates as MEETNARDEVGGEELDEATPEIPEKRYYRIGEVSRITGVKPYVLRYWESEFRWMAPQKSRSKQRLYRRRDIDMILLVKKLLYGQRYTIAGARKKLREMGVGNALESGGLPFETDHRARYRKIREELAQIRASL
- the dnaE gene encoding DNA polymerase III subunit alpha, whose translation is MPRPFVHLHLHSQYSLLDGAIKIDPLFERAKALSMPAVGLTDHGNLFGAVEFYEAARRNGVKPIIGCEVYIASGSRFEKEKRERDESGYDAINHLLLLAQNETGYKNLIYLVSKGYLEGFYYKPRIDMDILRDHSQGLIATSGCLSSMVSRAITGGQVDTAWQLVEEFSRIFPDRYYLEMQRHGIGLQDTVNAELTKMAVDMKLPLLATNDAHYLEACDHEHHDALLCIGTATNLDNPDRFKFDGQGFYVKDGDEMAEVFRDHPSAVTNTLELAERCNLELGIDTGDYHMPEYQVPAGKTREQVVQEQAWAGLRERLGLAPDEPLPKKLAEYGKRMEHELGVITSMGFAGYFLIVADFINYAKNQDIPVGPGRGSAAGSLAAYALGITGVDPIEYDIIFERFLNPERISMPDIDVDFCMKGRDQVIRYVADKYDGEGDDGKRVAQIITFGKLQARAAIRDVGRVLGMSFGDVDRIAKLIPETLGIKLEEAIEQSAELRARMDADGQVRKLFDTALRLEGLTRHASTHAAGVVIGTEPLIETVPLYRDPKSGDTVTQFDMRCVEKIGLIKFDFLGLRTLTTIAAAARRVRDHQPDFDIDAIPYDDPKTYAMLGGGDTEGVFQVESGGMTELVVKLKPKAFKELIPIVALYRPGPLGSGMVDDFINRKNGLTKIEYLLPELEELTAETLGVIVYQDQVLQIANRLAGYSLGEADLLRRAMGKKKPEEMAKQAERFVSGAVERGIDKKKAEEVFALMAEFAGYGFAKSHSTAYALITYQTAYLKANHPREYLAALLTTESANHDKLSRYIHHAQQLGIDILPPSVDSSERDFTVVPEGIRFGLAGVKNVGEGAIESILAARTEDGAFESLFDFAGRIDGRKVNRRVVESLVKCGAFDPLHAERAAVWATLDVALEAGAAAQRDREIGQESLFGGAGADAVPEPELTAAAEWTDRQRLEFEKEVLGFYVTGHPLAAVRKELDRFADTKASETEGKDQRDIRAGGLITSFRETRTRRGSLMAFATLEDLEGAFDLVVFAEPYAQYGSLLKQAQQADGEEGPIPLLVSGKLEAGDPPKILVREVFELERAEERLARELAVRIGAEEATPDRLVALRERLERSPGDCAVRVHLVIPDESETILHVSSLRGVRPDGELRRDVDALFGRVVTEVRV
- the rplT gene encoding 50S ribosomal protein L20 codes for the protein MPRVKRGVAARKRRNRILKEAKGYYGTRHGLLKTAREAVEKGWKYAYRDRKQKKRQFRGLWIARINAAAREHGTSYSRLIHGLKQAGVEVDRKILAELAVSDPKAFGELAALAKSQAA